One segment of Setaria viridis chromosome 4, Setaria_viridis_v4.0, whole genome shotgun sequence DNA contains the following:
- the LOC117853089 gene encoding 24.1 kDa heat shock protein, mitochondrial, which translates to MASFVVFKGVPLAGLVKELPAAPSVAAANGAPLAGLVKELPAAPSVAFKGVPLAGLQDLPVAPSVSVPGNSDFSARRLLNTKGHYDDYESTTTEEPSGADYSRRALSFSVPKLFSGDALDVFREPMKLTQLLSLMENGGAASRTGYSGHGWWVSKEDDDALQLKVVMPGLGKEHVKVSAEKNILVVKGEGDKNPEDGDDKGLAKYSRRFQLPAEAFKMDQIKAEMNNGVLKVTIPKIKDEERKDVFQIKVE; encoded by the exons ATGGCTTCCTTCGTCGTCTTCAAGGGTGTCCCACTGGCCGGCCTCGTCAAGGAgctccccgccgcgccgtccgtcgccgccgccaatgGTGCCCCGCTGGCCGGCCTCGTCAAGGAgctccccgccgcgccgtccgtCGCCTTCAAGGGGGTCCCGCTGGCCGGCCTCCAGGATCTCCCCGTCGCGCCGTCCGTGTCCGTGCCCGGGAACTCCGACttctccgcccgccgcctcctcaacACCAAGGGCCACTACGACGACTACGAGAGCACCACCACCGAGGAGCCCAGCGGCGCCGACTACAGCCGCCGCGCGCTCAGCTTCTCCGTCCCCAAGCTCTTCTCCGGAG ACGCGCTGGACGTGTTCCGCGAGCCGATGAAGCTGACCCAGCTGCTGTCGCTGATGGAGAACGGCGGTGCGGCGTCCAGGACCGGCTACTCCGGGCACGGGTGGTGGGTGTCgaaggaggacgacgacgcgctGCAGCTGAAGGTGGTGATGCCGGGGCTGGGGAAGGAGCACGTCAAGGTATCGGCGGAGAAGAACATCCTGGTGGTCAAGGGCGAGGGCGACAAGAACCCCGAGGACGGCGACGACAAGGGCCTGGCGAAGTACAGCCGCCGCTTCCAGCTCCCCGCAGAGGCCTTCAAGATGGACCAGATCAAGGCGGAGATGAACAACGGCGTGCTCAAGGTGACCATTCCCAAGATCAAGGACGAGGAGCGCAAGGACGTGTTCCAGATCAAGGTCGAGTAG
- the LOC117853088 gene encoding uncharacterized protein, with protein sequence MVRGLAPAAALRGRAAAAAARWCTCRRVAVALCLGNLVAALLVARALYAPGTFASAPKRGEARYSREQMRWVEESIRIRRAAEPAELIEAVEKLRRAFVREEKRRKELPLELKQKVSHEILQRLRDLGENRNTTEQREAVESWRVEKLKYIRSSSTQNLSNFGLSGEESRMLKRALDFNWRMLLEDIGLWIPPTVHHIEHDDKPENEQEEEEIVPGPPLPPECNAELHTDYGGTAVRWGLTHHKESAADCCQACIDQAKRAKPGALKCNIWVYCPSEYGCYSPDKYEHKHQECWLKQADHPKLNFKDRYSEPYRDSHPTAPVVVPWMSGVISA encoded by the exons atgGTGAGGGGCCtagcgccggcagcggcgctccgcggccgcgcggccgccgccgcggcgaggtggTGCACCTGCCGGCGCGTCGCCGTGGCCCTCTGCCTGGGCAACCTCGTCGCCGCGCTGCTCGTGGCCCGCGCGCTCTACGCGCCCGGCACCTTCGCCTCTGCACCGAAGC GCGGGGAGGCGAGGTATTCCAGGGAGCAGATGAGGTGGGTGGAGGAGTCGATCCGGATTCGCCGCGCTGCCGAGCCCGCCGAGCTCATTGAAGCG GTTGAGAAACTGCGCAGGGCGTTCGTGAGGGAAGAGAAGAGGCGGAAGGAGCTGCCGCTGGAGCTGAAGCAGAAAGTTTCGCATGAGATTTTGCAGAGGCTGCGTGATTTGGGGGAGAATCGCAATACCACCGAACAACGAG AAGCTGTAGAGTCATGGCGTGTTGAGAAGCTTAAGTATATCAGAAGTTCATCAACTCAGAATTTATCTAATTTTGGCCTCTCCGGTGAAGAATCAA GGATGTTAAAGCGAGCCTTGGATTTTAACTGGCGAATGCTATTGGAGGACATTGGTCTTTGGATACCTCCCACTGTCCATCATATTGAACATGATGACAAGCCGGAGAATGAACAAGAAG AAGAAGAGATAGTACCTGGTCCACCTTTGCCCCCTGAATGCAATGCTGAACTGCATACTGATTATGGTGGCACTGCTGTTAGATGGGGCTTAACACACCACAAAGAAAGTGCTGCAGATTGCTGTCAAGCTTGTATAGATCAGGCTAAGAGGGCCAAGCCAGGAGCTTTGAAGTGCAATATTTGGGTTTACTGTCCATCTGAGTATGGATGCTACTCGCCAGACAAATATGAACACAAACATCAAGAATGCTGGTTGAAACAG GCAGACCACCCTAAATTAAACTTCAAAGACCGTTACTCTGAGCCGTACCGAGATTCTCATCCGACTGCTCCTGTCGTTGTGCCATGGATGTCAGGTGTCATCAGTGCATGA
- the LOC117853368 gene encoding protein ALTERED XYLOGLUCAN 9-like, producing the protein MEILWHNFSLTTRRHHLPVPISTSCRPHAPLQAAAGLHPSVPHLLAASFFTPSPGAASASSSSSGSSCVPFLHRVSWSDADPANGLGGGTARTWSWPPSLVSACGFARLSRDDASLLLNGSWVMVAGDSQARLLVLALLRLLLDPAAAAAAEPELFRRHSDYRATVPARGISVDFVWAPFESNLTRLLREDLRLAPRVPDVLVLGSGLWHMLHVTDAASYGDALASVAGAAKSLRSPLLVPPPHMFWLSLPHLVRSCRGGGRRREATARP; encoded by the exons ATGGAGATCCTCTGGCATAACTTTTCTCTTACG ACCCGACGCCATCATCTCCCCGTCCCCATCTCCACTTCTTGCCGTCCGCACGCCCCGCTTCAAGCCGCGGCCGGCCTCCACCCCTCCGTGccccacctcctcgccgcctccttcTTCACCCCCAGCCCCGGCGCcgcgtccgcctcctcctcctcctctgggtCCTCCTGCGTCCCGTTCCTGCACCGCGTGTCCTGGTCTGACGCCGACCCCGCGAATGGCTTGGGAGGCGGAACGGCGCGGACGTGGTCGTGGCCGCCCTCGCTGGTGTCGGCCTGCGGGTTCGCGCGGCTGTCGCGCGACGACGCGTCTCTGCTGCTCAACGGGTCCTGGGTGATGGTGGCCGGGGACTCGCAGGCGCGGCTGCTTGTGCTCGCGCTGCTGCGCCTGCTGCTTgacccggccgcggcggcggccgccgagccGGAGCTATTCCGCCGCCACAGCGACTACCGTGCCACGGTGCCGGCTCGGGGCATCTCCGTGGACTTCGTCTGGGCGCCCTTCGAGAGCAACCTCACGCGGCTGCTCCGCGAGGATCTGCGCCTCGCGCCGCGCGTCCCCGACGTGCTCGTCCTTGGATCCGGGCTCTGGCACATGCTCCACGTCACGGACGCCGCGAGCTACGGCGACGCATTGGCGTCCGTCGCGGGCGCTGCCAAGTCGCTGCGCTCGCCGCTCctagtgccgccgccgcacatGTTCTGGCTCAGCCTGCCGCATCTAGTGAGGAGCtgtcggggaggaggaagaagaagggaggcgacggcgaggccgtgA